In Coccidioides posadasii str. Silveira chromosome 4, complete sequence, one genomic interval encodes:
- the PRE1 gene encoding Proteasome subunit beta type-4 (BUSCO:428774at4751~EggNog:ENOG410PHXK~COG:O~MEROPS:MER0002676~BUSCO:13878at33183), which yields MEVLLGITGKDFTLIAASKAAMRGPTILKSTDDKTRKLNKHTLLAYSGEAGDTVQFAEYIQANAQLYSMRNETELSPSAVANFVRGELARSLRSRSPYTVNLLLGGVDPITQKPSLYWLDYLASLAQVPYAAHGYAQYYCLSILDKHHHPDISYEEGLKLLEKCTDELKRRLPIDFKGVFVKVVTKDGIKEVDFDSSNNKQVVSA from the exons AT GGAGGTTCTATTAGGAATTACTGGAAAGGACTTCACTCTCATTGCGGCATCCAAAGCTGCTATGAGAGGGCCCACTATCCTGAAGTCTACCGACGATAAGACACGTAAATTGAACAAGCATACCCTCCTTGCATACTCCGGGGAGGCAGGCGACACAG TACAATTTGCGGAATATATCCAAGCCAACGCCCAACTTTACTCCATGCGAAATGAAACCGAGCTTAGCCCTTCTGCCGTCGCTAATTTCGTACGAGGAGAACTCGCAAGAAGCCTACGATCGAGGAGCCCTTATACGGTTAATCTTCTACTCGGCGGTGTCGATCCTATCACACAAAAGCCTAGTCTGTACTGGCTGGACTACCTAGCGTCATTGGCACAAGTACCCTATGCTGCTCATGGCTATGCCCA GTACTACTGTCTCTCAATTCTTGACAAGCATCACCATCCAGATATCAGTTATGAAGAGGGCCTTAAACTGTTGGAAAAGTGCACCGACGAGCTGAAGCGGAGGTTGCCAATTGATTTCAAAGGA GTCTTCGTCAAAGTAGTAACGAAAGATGGAATAAAGGAGGTAGATTTTGATTCTAGCAACAACAAGCAGGTTGTCAGCGCTTAA
- a CDS encoding uncharacterized protein (BUSCO:327748at4751~EggNog:ENOG410PG9J~COG:Z~MEROPS:MER0064621~BUSCO:5457at33183), whose protein sequence is MTKRPADFAGENEPAEGSPASKRARTEDTEPEREGTTPLRERRWEDDERNGADILAAADQEAEEIEEAVGHTSDWDDEEPVSQASVRQTEPLQGYSDLYLDTIHRSNLDFDFEKLCSVSLSNINVYACLVCGKYFQGRGPKSHAYFHSLEIGHHVFVNMETKKVYVLPEGYEVKNKSLDDIKYVIDPSYVKEEVARLDTVVTEAWDLAGKKYRPGYVGMNNIKSNDYLNVIVQLLAHVRPIRNFFLLHRFPVPGTPQLPLRFGMLVRKLWNPKAFKCHVSPHELLQEIALRSSKRFTLTHQSDPVEFLSWFLNNLHLSLGGSKKPSPTPTSVVHSAFQGHLRIESQAITARSDAANARLVFSESSTTTSQRTPFLILTLDLPPTPLFQAADEESIIPQVPLVNLLNKYNGVTAIEKLAHRVRHRLLHPLPQYLLFHIKRFSKNKFVAERNPTIVTFPSPRGLDMSPYVEPNPSVWPPGEPILYDLVANVILDATVTAPGDPESRAPENSRGGLAEAAASGAGGAASATATTPGASAGSHKVNWLIQLHDKAMAVENAKEQTQSGPEWLEIQDLWVQKTESETLFTREGYLMVWERRKVKSKGKEKS, encoded by the exons ATGACTAAACGACCTGCAGATTTTGCTGGGGAGAATGAGCCCGCCGAAGGATCCCCGGCCTCAAAGCGCGCGAGAACGGAGGATACTGAACCTGAAAGAGAAGGGACTACTCCTCTGCGGGAGAGGCGATGGGAGGATGATGAGCGCAATGGGGCCGATATTCTAGCAGCTGCCGACCAAGAAGCGGAGGAGATTGAAGAGGCCGTTGGTCATACCTCCGATTGGGATGATGAAGAGCCGGTCTCGCAAGCATCCGTTCGTCAGACCGAACCGCTTCAAGGCTACAGCGACCTCTACCTCGACACAATACACCGCTCGAATCTCGACTTTGACTTTGAGAAATTGTGCTCTGTGTCTCTTTCGAATATTAATGTTTACGCCTGCCTCGTATGTGGGAAATACTTCCAAGGTCGTGGGCCAAAGTCTCACGCATACTTCCATTCGCTGGAAATAGGGCACCACGTTTTTGTGAATATGGAGACAAAGAAGGTGTATGTGCTTCCAGAAGGATATGAAGTCAAGAATAAGAGTTTGGATGATATTAAATACGTAATCGATCCGTCCTATGTGAAAGAAGAGGTAGCTAGGCTGGACACGGTGGTTACAGAAGCGTGGGATCTGGCCGGAAAGAAGTACAGGCCAG GATACGTTGGAATGAACAATATCAAATCCAACGACTATCTAAATGTCATCGTTCAACTCCTCGCCCATGTCAGGCCGATTAGGAACTTCTTCCTCCTGCACAGGTTTCCGGTCCCTGGAACGCCCCAGCTTCCCCTGCGTTTCGGAATGCTCGTGCGCAAGCTATGGAATCCGAAAGCGTTCAAATGTCATGTATCTCCTCATGAGTTACTCCAGGAGATAGCGCTCCGGTCATCAAAGCGTTTCACCCTTACACATCAATCTGACCCTGTCGAGTTTCTCTCATGGTTCCTCAACAATTTACACCTGAGTCTCGGTGGATCAAAGAAACCTTCTCCTACGCCTACTAGCGTAGTGCATTCCGCCTTCCAAGGGCATCTTCGAATAGAGAGTCAGGCCATCACGGCAAGATCGGATGCCGCCAATGCCCGGCTTGTCTTTTCTGAATCAAGCACAACGACGTCTCAAAGGACACCTTTCTTGATCTTGACTTTGGACCTTCCTCCTACGCCTCTTTTTCAAGCTGCTGATGAAGAGTCCATTATCCCGCAAGTCCCTCTTGTTAACCTTTTAAACAAATACAATGGAGTTACAGCAATCGAAAAACTTGCTCACCGCGTCCGTCATCGTCTACTTCACCCACTTCCTCAATATCTACTCTTCCACATAAAGCGATTTAGCAAAAACAAGTTTGTCGCGGAACGAAATCCCACCATTGTCACGTTCCCGTCTCCCAGAGGTTTAGATATGTCTCCCTACGTCGAGCCAAACCCTTCTGTCTGGCCTCCGGGCGAGCCGATTCTCTACGATCTGGTCGCAAACGTCATCCTCGATGCGACAGTCACGGCTCCAGGCGACCCTGAAAGCCGAGCACCCGAAAACAGCCGTGGTGGTTTGGCCGAGGCAGCTGCTTCTGGTGCGGGCGGCGCGGCTTCAGCAACAGCTACAACTCCAGGCGCATCCGCGGGTAGCCATAAAGTTAACTGGTTGATTCAACTGCATGATAAAGCAATGGCTGTGGAGAATGCGAAAGAACAGACCCAGAGTGGACCTGAGTGGTTGGAAATCCAGGATCTCTGGGTGCAGAAAACAGAAAGCGAAACATTGTTTACAAGAGAAGGGTATTTGATGGTTTGGGAGAGAAGGAAGGTTAAAAGTAAAGGTAAAGAGAAGAGTTGA
- a CDS encoding uncharacterized protein (EggNog:ENOG410PQ8K~COG:S~TransMembrane:2 (i209-228o274-296i)~BUSCO:3175at33183) produces the protein MGRRGYLTVLALGRSPYDLPEAPPDGHRSAASPLRSTHPEDYVQRYDSRGHPRNPESKASAKQHRRAKNDILSTMGIVVSGKNKKPATAKERENAALLEKENRYGISIGTLDQIFTFIASWWTSSLSSRIQTFKYYNQATLTQIMSFEQRRGSLVGCYYSGMPAWVCSFALVFCRANYLDSSLEWTHAKVASLVQSKRLRCIIRGCFKAAKFGVSFIILGIVGQTYMFSMLQTLQLIPTFAIPSLRSFLPFGEYSLLQLPPLPRITSVREVGGFLAHLVFSPYILASLLPSIRSVLETRIYYLLRRRLQQTDQPDKLSIHVAAECGLIDWIMPRLGKRSGEEIKRSQLSLTEDIIYEMAIFKKYIMSLFDWRNGSKPDSERSGLDEDRVESLHRRVEQLRRDSSVERAPPSRRRRTPTRGQPQREPEDQTRANTDTEESEPHRILMDEDQRFAQSPLQMREDYFPEIYGTDPAVGTPVIEVATSQDSEPPQTPHSRANTLFSRPPSPDTSPLTSPRVRASLVHQNSEVITMQLELLQGPSNSDPQHQTNLDNGDIDNVSSQNSQDQLQDRPIQDSVADLATDGVSSELVDALWPSDGRHRHPVTTRFHEELDTSMSSEAIPTAGAEIVEPIPAVIAAQSSTLTGPGFEIPGPQLAQDQVQSTGDIQASHSQPLASRPRHMTANSRPVDRRFTVLSEYPADSLSLHLAALLTSILLYPLESIALRGLAFSYLSSRAPLSIISLTSPSSTDTIAGLGLRSGLVMNGIHSLGSWFGGGSSANRISYAGKLALVMGFEAISRATVWGVGTVWAISQGKKRFGWGQL, from the exons ATGGGGCGGCGAGGATATTTGACCGTCCTGGCATTG GGCCGGTCGCCCTATGATCTACCGGAAGCACCGCCCGATGGACACAGGTCCGCTGCCAGCCCACTCCGGAGTACACATCCGGAAGACTATGTGCAAAGGTATGATAGTCGTGGACATCCAAGGAATCCCGAGTCAAAGGCTTCAGCAAAGCAACATCGGAGAGCGAAGAACGACATTTTATCAACTATGGGGATTGTGGTCAGCGGCAAAAATAAGAAACCCGCAACTGCgaaggagagagaaaacGCTGCGCTCCTCGAAAAGGAGAACAGGTATGGCATATCTATAGGCACTCTGGATCAGATTTTCACGTTTATCGCGTCCTGGTGGACATCATCGTTGTCCTCACGAATACAG ACATTCAAATACTACAATCAAGCGACTCTAACCCAAATTATGAGTTTCGAGCAAAGACGGGGGAGTTTGGTCGGATGTTATTATTCTGGGATGCCAGCATGGGTCTGTTCGTTCGCCTTGGTCTTCTGCCGTGCGAATTACTTGGACTCCTCTCTGGAGTGGACCCATGCAAAGGTGGCTTCTTTGGTCCAAAGCAAACGTCTTCGATGCATAATACGTGGGTGTTTCAAGGCCGCCAAATTTGG TGTCTCATTCATCATTTTGGGAATAGTTGGTCAAACATACATGTTTTCTATGCTGCAGACACTTCAACTTATACCTACATTTGCTATACCCTCCCTCCGATCTTTCCTACCATTTGGTGAATATTCGCTCCTGCAGCTACCGCCCCTCCCGAGAATTACGTCTGTACGGGAAGTTGGAGGTTTCCTCGCACATCTTGTTTTCTCTCCATATATCCTAGCGTCCCTTCTCCCAAGTATCCGGTCTGTGCTCGAAACGAGAATCTATTACTTGCTCCGGAGAAGGCTGCAACAAACAGATCAGCCGGATAAACTTTCTATCCACGTCGCGGCGGAATGCGGTTTGATCGACTGGATTATGCCTAGGCTGGGGAAAAGGTCGGGAGAAGAGATCAAACGCAGTCAACTAAGCCTGACTGAAGATATCATCTACGAGATGGCGATATTCAAAAAATACATAATGAGCCTTTTTGATTGGAGGAATGGTTCGAAACCAGATTCCGAACGGAGCGGTCTAGATGAGGATAGAGTTGAGTCTCTGCATCGCCGAGTCGAGCAGCTGCGACGTGATTCAAGTGTGGAAAGGGCGCCTCCATCGCGTCGTCGACGGACTCCAACCAGAGGTCAACCACAACGAGAACCTGAAGACCAGACCCGGGCAAATACAGATACAGAAGAAAGTGAACCTCATCGGATCTtaatggatgaagaccaGCGTTTTGCACAGTCGCCCCTCCAAATGAGAGAAGACTATTTCCCAGAAATTTACGGCACAGATCCAGCCGTCGGAACGCCTGTTATAGAGGTTGCCACCAGCCAGGATTCTGAACCTCCTCAAACACCTCATTCTCGTGCCAACACCTTGTTTTCTCGGCCCCCATCCCCAGACACATCCCCTCTTACCTCACCTCGCGTTCGGGCTTCGTTGGTGCATCAAAATTCCGAAGTAATTACTATGCAGCTGGAATTATTGCAAGGTCCCAGCAACTCTGATCCACAGCACCAAACTAACTTGGACAACGGCGATATTGACAATGTGTCGAGTCAAAATAGCCAAGATCAACTGCAAGATAGGCCCATTCAAGATAGTGTAGCTGACCTCGCAACCGACGGCGTTTCTTCAGAGCTCGTTGACGCACTCTGGCCGAGTGACGGTCGGCATCGTCATCCCGTAACTACGCGGTTCCACGAAGAACTCGATACTAGCATGTCGAGCGAGGCCATTCCCACGGCGGGTGCAGAAATCGTCGAGCCCATTCCGGCAGTAATAGCGGCTCAATCCAGCACATTAACAGGGCCAGGTTTCGAAATACCAGGACCGCAGTTAGCACAAGATCAAGTCCAGAGCACCGGGGATATTCAAGCTTCTCATTCACAACCCTTGGCGTCTCGCCCGCGACATATGACAGCGAATAGCCGCCCTGTTGATCGCCGGTTCACAGTTCTCTCAGAATACCCGGCTGATTCGTTATCTTTACATCTTGCAGCATTATTAACTTCAATACTTCTTTATCCATTGGAATCCATTGCTCTTCGGGGGCTTGCGTTTAGCTACTTGTCCTCTCGCGCCCCATTAAGCATTATATCACTCACATCCCCTTCTTCAACTGACACGATTGCAGGGTTGGGACTCCGCTCCGGGTTGGTCATGAATGGAATCCATTCGCTGGGATCTTGGTTTGGCGGTGGCAGCTCTGCGAATAGAATATCATATGCAGGAAAATTGGCGCTTGTTATGGGGTTTGAGGCTATCTCCAGGGCAACTGTGTGGGGAGTTGGGACAGTATGGGCTATTTCccagggaaagaaaagatttGGATGGGGACAGCTGTAA
- the RRP9 gene encoding rRNA processing protein RRP9 (BUSCO:118189at4751~EggNog:ENOG410PFHE~COG:A~BUSCO:5481at33183) yields the protein MPSFFTIPASQRKRKREDQAAAPASKKRGLAGKGRVPSAESRQKRQEREESISGSESDDDEGIESGEESIDEEELSGSEEEETAAERRLRLAERYLENIKEEVDEAGFDAAEIDRDLIAERLKEDVDESKGRTYRQIASQLSFSTASHSYFRADTQSTTSVAVHSPYVYTVSKDKTLIKWELIPPVDIPDTDVTTTKRPARPLRKKPKKIRSIKGLQAGGNDEEPQGHTGNILAVAVSPSGKFVATGGADKKLIIWDADTLTPLKTFTQHRDSVSGLSFTRRISAATTGEQLFSSSFDRTLKTWSLSPGSHAYVETLFGHQDHVISVASMVTDQCVSVGARDRTARLWKVVDETQLVFRGGGSKGSEYAENSIDCVAVIPPAHFVTGSDDGSISLWSMHKKKPLFTIRQAHGLDPIPGPEEISPDQDPDAAARSTKYMRPTPRWITALATLPGTDIVLSGSWDGWIRAWQVSEDKRKIVPLGCVGGQGSPAHFLNDQLEFNPARQINGAGVNANASSNEPPLNGIVNDIAVFERRPQDSKTSSAMKVTSANNGSKAFPMQESTRPGLCIVAALGKEHRLGRWKVFGSNDRKKIGGSNSGGRNGAVVFEVPFYPNASVIES from the exons ATGCCGTCCTTTTTTACAATTCCGGCGTCCCAGCGCAAGCGCAAGCGGGAAGACCAAGCTGCAGCTCCAGCTTCGAAAAAGCGAGGACTTGCGGGAAAAGGCCGCGTGCCATCCGCTGAAAGCAGACAAAAGAGACAGGAAAGAGAGGAGTCTATATCCGGGAGCGAATCCGATGACGATGAAGGTATAGAATCCGGTGAAGAATCAATTGATGAGGAAGAACTTTCAGGTTCCGAAGAGGAGGAAACTGCTGCGGAGCGGAGACTAAGGTTGGCGGAGAGATATCTGGAGAATATCAAAGAGGAGGTGGACGAGGCTGGGTTTGATGCCGCGGAAATCGACCGAGATTTAATTGCGGAGAGATTAAAAGAGGATGTT GACGAATCCAAAGGACGGACTTACCGGCAAATAGCATCTCAGCTATCGTTTTCGACAGCATCACATTCATACTTCCGTGCAGATACTCAGAGCACGACATCAGTCGCTGTACACTCTCCATATGTCTACACTGTCTCAAAGGACAAAACGCTTATTAAATGGGAACTGATTCCGCCCGTTGATATCCCTGATACCGATGTGACAACCACGAAGAGACCCGCGCGACCTTTGCGGAAGAAGCCCAAAAAGATCCGGTCCATAAAGGGTTTGCAGGCGGGAGGCAACGACGAAGAACCTCAAGGCCATACAGGAAATATTCTCGCTGTTGCGGTCTCACCCTCTGGGAAGTTTGTTGCAACAGGAGGTGCGGATAAGAAGTTGATCATATGGGATGCGGATACCCTAACTCCTCTCAAAACCTTTACACAACATCGAGACAGCGTAAGTGGGCTCTCGTTCACTCGACGCATCTCAGCAGCCACTACTGGAGAGCAGCTGTTCTCCTCATCGTTTGATCGTACATTAAAAACGTGGTCTTTAAGTCCCGGCTCCCATGCTTATGTTGAGACGCTCTTTGGCCATCAAGACCATGTCATTTCGGTTGCCTCCATGGTTACCGACCAGTGTGTTAGTGTCGGCGCCCGTGACCGTACCGCGCGGTTGTGGAAGGTCGTCGACGAGACCCAACTCGTTTTCCGAGGTGGCGGTTCCAAAGGCTCTGAATATGCAGAGAATTCCATTGATTGTGTTGCAGTTATTCCCCCGGCTCACTTTGTCACCGGCTCTGACGATGGATCTATTTCCCTTTGGTCAATGCACAAGAAAAAACCTTTATTCACCATACGCCAGGCTCACGGATTAGACCCTATACCTGGCCCCGAAGAGATTTCTCCTGATCAAGATCCTGATGCCGCGGCACGAAGTACTAAATACATGCGGCCGACTCCTCGTTGGATTACAGCACTAGCAACACTGCCAGGCACGGATATTGTTCTGAGTGGAAGCTGGGATGGCTGGATCCGAGCATGGCAGGTTTCTGAGGATAAGAGAAAAATAGTTCCCCTTGGTTGTGTAGGTGGACAAGGTTCGCCTGCTCACTTTCTCAATGACCAACTTGAATTCAACCCTGCCCGGCAAATAAACGGTGCGGGAGTAAACGCCAACGCGTCATCCAACGAACCACCTTTGAACGGGATAGTAAACGACATCGCCGTCTTTGAGCGCCGTCCTCAAGACTCGAAAACTTCTTCAGCAATGAAGGTCACGTCAGCCAACAACGGCTCCAAGGCTTTCCCGATGCAAGAAAGCACCAGACCTGGTCTGTGTATAGTTGCGGCATTGGGCAAAGAGCACCGCCTGGGCCGATGGAAAGTGTTTGGTTCTAATGATAGAAAGAAGATCGGGGGCTCAAATTCCGGAGGGAGAAATGGAGCAGTAGTTTTTGAGGTCCCTTTCTACCCCAACGCCAGCGTTATTGAAAGCTGA
- the UTP13 gene encoding U3 small nucleolar RNA-associated protein 13 (BUSCO:79797at4751~EggNog:ENOG410PHWK~COG:A~BUSCO:1317at33183), with translation MRIFSLPRSQDSTFIKPELLRSLKPHTSPVVTTAIDSTGSLLATGSADGSIKVWDIKRGYATHTFHGHGGVVSALCFFESSAINGDNRKDGKKRKNKQKNSNPDFIPLEESTEQSEVTARFRLASGSEDGKIRVWDLFKRKGIASLDSHVSVVRGLSFSASTNTLLSGSRDKTIITWDASTWEVKRIIPVLESVEAAGFLHEGFLCYTGGENGRLRIWDPNRGSEVTHDQEATSEQEGIVAVEYYPGLPSILTVHVDQTLKFHSLAALSAFALGTKTGALPVIRTIAGNDDEVIDLACVGPERSLLAMATNSEYIRIVSTKPTEATKEQNYFGADIARLEGHDDIIICIDVDWSGHWLVTGAKDNSAKLWRIDPASHSYTCFATFTGHAESLGAIALSRSPPPEDSAAFRDPLNHPPAFLVTGSQDRTIKRWDTGKLNAESSRPKAVYTRKAHDKDINALDVNHNATLFASASQDRTAKIWSLEDGSVLGILRGHKRGVWSIRFAPKDTPLINTKSAASTSRGLVATGSGDKTIKLWNLSDYSCLLTFEGHSNSVLKVLWLSPPRISSVDEDISSRGAAQVHPLVASAAGDGLVKIWSPYSGEVETTLDNHTDRVWALATPFPPSASPNSPSSNKLEPDFSLISGAADSTVTFWKDTTSTTLSAAVSANSARIEQDQQLQNYIHAGAYREAITLALQLNHPARLLSLFTTAMDTEPTSSQALTGNPDIDTVIQSLSLDHLYLLLLRIRDWNTNARTSRVSQRLLFALFKSYPPSTFVELASRPNPMPARGKGAKEAELKDILHALSAYTERHYKRVEELVDESYLVEWVLGEMEGMEIDVDIADGDQNGDAFAGGKDVIMVGS, from the coding sequence ATGCGAATATTCTCCCTTCCACGATCGCAAGACTCTACCTTCATAAAACCTGAACTCTTACGGTCACTCAAACCGCATACCTCTCCTGTTGTGACGACGGCCATTGATTCTACTGGATCATTACTTGCCACGGGCAGCGCTGACGGCTCGATCAAAGTTTGGGATATTAAGAGGGGCTACGCAACACATACCTTCCACGGCCATGGAGGTGTTGTCTCCGccctttgcttttttgaGTCTTCCGCCATAAATGGAGACAATCGCAAGGATGGAAAAAAGCGGAAGAATAAGCAAAAGAACTCAAACCCTGACTTTATCCCATTAGAGGAGTCGACAGAGCAGTCAGAGGTAACAGCAAGGTTCCGTCTTGCGTCGGGAAGCGAGGATGGAAAGATTCGGGTATGGGACctcttcaagagaaaagGCATTGCTTCGCTGGACTCCCATGTTTCCGTTGTACGTGGCTTATCGTTTTCCGCATCGACAAATACATTGTTGTCGGGTAGTAGAGATAAGACTATTATAACGTGGGATGCTAGCACATGGGAAGTCAAGCGGATCATCCCGGTACTTGAAAGTGTCGAAGCTGCCGGTTTCTTACATGAGGGCTTCTTATGTTATACCGGTGGTGAAAATGGTCGGCTGAGAATATGGGATCCGAACCGGGGCAGTGAAGTCACGCACGATCAAGAAGCTACCTCAGAGCAAGAGGGAATTGTCGCGGTTGAATATTATCCAGGGCTTCCATCCATCCTGACAGTCCATGTCGACCAAACCTTGAAATTCCACTCCCTAGCAGCTCTATCCGCCTTTGCACTAGGAACTAAAACCGGCGCACTTCCTGTTATCCGTACTATTGCTGGAAATGATGACGAGGTCATCGATTTGGCCTGTGTTGGCCCGGAGCGCTCACTGCTGGCGATGGCAACCAATTCCGAATACATACGGATTGTCTCCACAAAGCCTACTGAAGCCACCAAAGAGCAAAATTATTTTGGCGCTGATATTGCCCGCTTGGAAGGCCATGATGATATTATCATTTGCATCGACGTCGATTGGTCAGGGCACTGGCTCGTCACTGGTGCAAAGGACAACTCTGCGAAGCTTTGGCGTATAGATCCAGCTTCACACTCCTATACTTGCTTTGCAACCTTTACTGGGCATGCTGAATCATTGGGCGCCATTGCACTTTCTCGATCTCCACCACCAGAAGATTCTGCAGCATTCAGAGACCCCCTTAATCATCCTCCGGCATTTTTAGTGACAGGATCTCAAGATCGAACGATCAAACGATGGGACACTGGAAAGTTAAATGCTGAATCATCCCGTCCAAAAGCGGTTTACACAAGAAAGGCACACGATAAAGACATCAATGCTCTTGATGTTAACCACAACGCTACACTCTTTGCGTCTGCATCCCAGGATCGTACTGCTAAAATCTGGTCGCTTGAGGACGGTTCAGTTTTAGGTATCCTTCGGGGACACAAAAGAGGCGTGTGGTCTATTCGCTTCGCCCCCAAAGACACGCCCCTTATTAATACCAAATCTGCCGCTAGCACGAGTCGAGGTCTTGTCGCGACTGGGTCTGGAGATAAGACGATTAAACTATGGAACCTTTCGGATTATAGCTGCCTGCTGACTTTCGAGGGACATTCTAACAGTGTGTTAAAGGTTCTTTGGTTGTCTCCTCCGCGAATATCAAGTGTTGATGAAGACATATCCTCTCGTGGTGCGGCCCAAGTTCACCCGCTTGTTGCATCCGCTGCTGGGGATGGCCTGGTCAAAATTTGGTCACCGTATTCGGGAGAAGTAGAAACGACCTTAGACAACCATACAGATCGTGTGTGGGCTCTGGCAACTCCATTCCCGCCTTCTGCAAGCCCAAATTCCCCATCTTCGAACAAACTAGAACCCGATTTCTCCCTGATTTCCGGtgcagcagattcaacagtaACGTTCTGGAAAGATACAACTTCCACTACTCTTTCTGCTGCTGTCTCTGCAAACTCTGCGCGCATAGAACAGGATCAGCAGTTGCAAAATTACATCCACGCCGGTGCCTACCGCGAAGCCATCACTCTGGCTCTTCAGCTGAACCATCCGGCACGACTCTTGTCCTTGTTCACGACCGCTATGGATACCGAGCCTACATCCTCCCAAGCACTCACTGGAAACCCGGACATCGATACTGTTATCcaatctctttctctggACCATTTGtaccttcttctccttcgaATCAGGGATTGGAATACAAACGCTCGCACATCGCGCGTATCGCAGCGGTTACTTTTTGCCCTATTCAAGTCTTACCCACCATCCACCTTTGTCGAATTAGCTTCCCGCCCAAATCCTATGCCCGCTCGTGGGAAGGGAGCAAAGGAGGCAGAGCTAAAGGACATTCTACATGCGTTGTCGGCATATACAGAAAGGCATTATAAGCGTGTTGAAGAGCTCGTTGATGAGAGTTACTTGGTGGAGTGGGTGTTAGGGGAAATGGAAGGCATGGAGATTGACGTTGACATAGCCGATGGTGACCAGAATGGAGATGCGTTTGCTGGCGGGAAGGATGTAATTATGGTCGGTTCTTAA